One Vigna unguiculata cultivar IT97K-499-35 chromosome 11, ASM411807v1, whole genome shotgun sequence DNA window includes the following coding sequences:
- the LOC114169367 gene encoding eukaryotic translation initiation factor 3 subunit C-like has product MASGGLILGSLPIFDGKGYDDWCVKMDAILGFQEIDEVVKVGFKEPPKNADEEVKKTYKGMKKLDCKKISKAVTAKEVWEILQNGYGNSGKMKKVKLQSLRRQYELLSMTEKETVAEYFDRLQVITNAMRACDENIEDNRIVEKVLRTLTPRFDHVVVAIEESRDLDVMTIEELQNSLEAHEQRVNERKNGEKVTEQALQAKVTYGVRGRGRSGWRGRGRGRSRGSSRGRSGGRNSETET; this is encoded by the exons ATGGCTAGTGGAGGTTTGATCCTGGGAAGCTTACCCATATTTGATGGAAAGGGCTATGATGATTGGTGTGTAAAGATGGACGCTATTCTTGGATTTCAAGAAATTGATGAGGTCGTGAAAGTGGGTTTCAAAGAACCACCCAAGAATGCTGATGAAGAAGTCAAGAAAACATACAAGGGGATGAAGAAGTTGGACTGTAAG AAAATCTCAAAAGCTGTTACAGCAAAAGAAGTTTGGGAGATCTTACAAAATGGGTATGGAAATTCTGGGAAAATGAAGAAGGTGAAACTGCAATCCTTGAGAAGGCAATATGAACTTCTCTCTATGACAGAAAAGGAGACTGTGGCAGAGTATTTTGACAGATTACAGGTGATCACCAATGCCATGAGAGCGTGTGATGAGAACATAGAAGACAACAGAATTGTAGAGAAAGTTTTGAGGACTTTAACTCCACGATTTGACCACGTTGTGGTGGCCATAGAAGAGTCAAGGGATCTTGATGTTATGACAATAGAAGAACTGCAAAACTCTCTTGAAGCACATGAACAGAGAGTGAATGAAAGGAAGAATGGTGAGAAGGTGACTGAACAGGCTCTACAGGCCAAGGTGACTTATGGAGTTAGAGGCAGAGGTAGAAGTGGCTGGAGAGGCAGAGGTAGAGGAAGGTCTAGAGGCAGTTCTAGAGGCAGAAGTGGTGGCAGAAATAGTGAAACAGAGACCTAA
- the LOC114169962 gene encoding ADP,ATP carrier protein 1, mitochondrial-like — MVDQVQHPRVMEKVACQLHLRTGLPLYQQRRSFQNYSNAALSFQKHSNAAFQYPMAPQCRGAIDLSAVAPFSPVFVAAPAEKGNFLIDFLMGGVSAAVSKTAAAPIERVKLLIQNQDEMIKAGRLSEPYKGIGDCFKRTINEEGFGSLWRGNTANVIRYFPTQALNFAFKDYFKRLFNFKKDKDGYWKWFAGNLASGGAAGASSLLFVYSLDYARTRLANDAKAAKKGGERQFNGLVDVYKKTLASDGVAGLYRGFNISCVGIIVYRGLYFGMYDSLKPVLLTGSLQDSFFASFALGWLITNGAGLASYPIDTVRRRMMMTSGEAVKYKSSMHAFTQILQNEGAKSLFKGAGANILRAVAGAGVLAGYDKLQVIVFGKKYGSGGA; from the exons ATGGTTGATCAGGTTCAGCACCCTAGAGTGATGGAGAAGGTTGCATGTCAGCTCCATCTTCGCACTGGTCTTCCACTGTACCAGCAGAGGCGATCTTTCCAGAACTACTCCAATGCTGCTCTCTCATTCCAGAAACACTCCAATGCAGCATTTCAGTATCCAATGGCACCACAATGCAGAGGCGCAATCGATCTCTCTGCCGTTGCACCATTCTCACCTGTGTTCGTTGCAGCTCCTGCTGAAAAGGGAAACTTCCTCATCGACTTTCTCATGGGTGGAGTTTCCGCTGCCGTCTCCAAAACCGCCGCTGCCCCCATTGAACGCGTCAAGCTCTTGATCCAGAACCAGGATGAGATGATCAAAGCCGGTAGACTCTCTGAACCCTATAAAGGTATCGGTGACTGCTTCAAGAGGACAATCAATGAAGAAGGCTTCGGTTCCCTATGGAGAGGTAACACCGCAAATGTCATCCGTTATTTCCCTACCCAG GCACTGAACTTTGCATTCAAGGACTACTTCAAGAGGCTTTTCAACTTCAAGAAGGACAAGGATGGATACTGGAAATGGTTTGCTGGTAACTTGGCCTCAGGAGGTGCTGCTGGTGCCTCATCCCTGCTTTTTGTCTACTCTCTTGACTACGCTCGTACCCGTCTCGCAAACGATGCCAAGGCTGCAAAGAAGGGTGGAGAAAGACAATTCAATGGCCTCGTTGATGTTTACAAGAAGACACTAGCTTCTGATGGCGTTGCCGGTCTCTACCGTGGCTTCAACATTTCCTGCGTCGGAATCATCGTCTATCGCGGCCTCTACTTCGGAATGTACGATTCCCTCAAACCGGTTCTCTTAACCGGCTCTCTCCAG GATAGCTTTTTCGCTAGCTTTGCTCTAGGATGGTTAATCACCAATGGTGCTGGTTTAGCTTCGTACCCAATTGATACAGTGAGGAGAAGGATGATGATGACATCTGGGGAAGCTGTGAAGTACAAGAGCTCCATGCATGCATTCACACAGATCCTTCAGAACGAGGGTGCCAAGTCCTTGTTCAAGGGTGCAGGTGCCAACATTCTTCGTGCTGTTGCTGGTGCTGGTGTGCTTGCTGGTTATGACAAGTTGCAGGTCATTGTCTTTGGCAAGAAGTATGGCTCTGGTGGAGCTTGA